A region from the Algoriphagus machipongonensis genome encodes:
- a CDS encoding ABC transporter permease, translated as MKLIENIRESLNSIRVNLLRTILTGAIIAIGISSLVGMLTAIDGIKTQIADSFSGLGANSFDIRNKGFSGGRAIQQGVTEKTYPKITYRETQAFKEEYKSIGLSTVYTRVSGSAEIKKGSKKTDPNSRITGADENYLSIKAMKVEQGRNFSNMEVQHGNNVCIVGTEIVSTLFEENEEALNQKISFFGRPYTIIGILEEQGGVGQDQGADRQVVIPVENASRLDRTGNFNYNITALSSDGSKIDYDMGQATGMMRKIRQDRVIREDSFDLTKSQSVAESLEEVAGYLRMGGFGIGFITLLGASIGLMNIMLVSVTERTREIGIRKALGATPLRIRQQFLMEAIMICVLGGIMGMILGIAIGNLISLVIGVGGFLIPWLWMFVAFLICIIVGLLSGYFPAFKASKLDPIESLRYE; from the coding sequence TCCCTTGTGGGGATGCTTACGGCAATAGACGGAATTAAAACTCAAATCGCTGATAGTTTTTCCGGGCTGGGAGCTAACTCTTTTGATATTAGAAACAAGGGTTTTTCTGGAGGAAGAGCAATTCAGCAAGGAGTAACAGAAAAAACCTATCCTAAAATTACTTATAGAGAGACACAGGCTTTTAAGGAAGAGTATAAATCAATTGGCTTATCGACCGTTTACACCAGAGTATCAGGATCCGCTGAAATCAAAAAGGGTTCGAAGAAGACCGATCCGAATTCAAGAATTACAGGGGCAGATGAAAATTACCTAAGCATTAAAGCGATGAAGGTAGAGCAGGGAAGAAACTTCAGTAATATGGAAGTGCAGCATGGAAACAACGTTTGTATTGTAGGGACTGAAATAGTTTCCACCTTATTTGAAGAAAATGAGGAGGCATTAAACCAGAAAATATCCTTCTTTGGAAGACCATATACTATTATTGGAATTTTGGAAGAACAAGGTGGGGTAGGTCAAGATCAAGGAGCGGATAGACAAGTAGTCATTCCTGTAGAAAATGCCAGCCGACTGGATAGAACAGGCAATTTTAATTACAACATTACTGCATTGAGTTCGGATGGTTCTAAGATCGATTATGATATGGGACAAGCCACAGGTATGATGAGGAAAATCCGACAAGACCGAGTAATCCGAGAAGACTCATTTGATTTAACAAAAAGCCAATCAGTTGCAGAAAGTTTGGAAGAAGTCGCTGGATATTTGAGAATGGGAGGATTTGGTATTGGATTCATCACACTACTTGGAGCTTCAATCGGTTTGATGAATATCATGCTTGTTTCGGTCACAGAAAGAACTCGTGAAATAGGAATTAGAAAAGCACTTGGAGCTACTCCACTCAGAATCCGACAACAATTTTTGATGGAAGCTATTATGATTTGTGTATTGGGAGGAATCATGGGAATGATTTTAGGAATTGCCATCGGAAACCTGATTTCGCTAGTAATTGGGGTAGGAGGATTTTTGATTCCTTGGTTGTGGATGTTTGTAGCTTTCTTGATTTGTATAATCGTAGGATTGCTTTCTGGATATTTTCCGGCATTCAAAGCCAGTAAATTGGATCCGATAGAATCACTTCGATACGAATAA